In a genomic window of Silene latifolia isolate original U9 population unplaced genomic scaffold, ASM4854445v1 scaffold_311, whole genome shotgun sequence:
- the LOC141639240 gene encoding uncharacterized protein LOC141639240, producing the protein MSNKQDFLKTQSCVLRVNIHCDGCRSKVKKILQKIDGVYTINIDAEQGKVTVTGSVDPQTLVKKLEKNGKHAELWGPPSSKPANQNNNQQFMNLKNLQLDGGKMGKDSHNHNNNNNKGQKGGKDQHKGGGGGGGGGQQQQQQQQQQQQQQLHQQQMQQHMLQLQHFQQLKQQQMQLAQQQMKGAKMPAKDQKNVKFNLPEGFDDDDGFDDDDDESGDDYDDEEDDYDEEFDDELDDDVFGGHHGQVKNIPIIAGNGGKGGGGGGGGGGGDKKAKSGGDGGGGGDKKGKGGGGGGDKKGKGGGDKKVKGGGGGMASIFKGMLGGGGGGGGGESKKGGDVKKDGKDGGKNKGGGGGGKQGGDGKDKGGNGGGKNGGEGKNGKNGGGGGNAKGQNNGGKKGGGGGGGGGLHNIMDSLNHGKNGGHINIPQMGPAAGLPAPHMMNGGGGGPGGYYPGMGPGPGMGPGPAGPFVNQQQQQQYMAMMMNQQRMNMNGGDGYGMHQQPMNMMYGRPPMGVGYAPSMVPPPGYHDPYTSYFSDENTNSCSIM; encoded by the exons ATGAGTAATAAACAAGATTTTTTAAAAACTCAG AGCTGTGTTCTTAGAGTAAATATACACTGTGATGGATGCAGAAGTAAAGTCAAGAAAATACTTCAGAAGATTGATG GGGTATATACTATAAATATAGATGCAGAGCAGGGGAAGGTGACTGTAACTGGTAGTGTAGACCCACAAACTCTGGTTAAAAAGCTAGAGAAGAATGGGAAACATGCTGAGTTATGGGGGCCTCCTTCTTCTAAGCCTGCTAATCAAAACAACAATCAACAGTTCATGAATCTCAAGAACTTGCAACTTGACGGGGGTAAAATGGGAAAAGACAgccacaaccacaacaacaataacaacaaaggtCAAAAGGGTGGCAAGGACCAACACAAAGGAGGAGGaggtggtggcggcggcggtcaacagcagcagcagcagcaacaacaacaacaacaacaacagttaCATCAACAGCAAATGCAGCAACACATGCTACAACTTCAGCATTTTCAACAGTTGAAGCAACAACAGATGCAACTAGCTCAGCAACAAATGAAAGGAGCTAAAATGCCTGCCAAGGATCAGAAGAATGTCAAGTTTAATTTGCCCGAGggatttgatgatgatgatgggtttgatgatgatgatgatgaatctGGTGATGATTATGATGACGAGGAGGATGATTATGATGAGGAGTTTGATGatgagttggatgatgatgtgTTTGGAGGTCATCATGGTCAAGTTAAGAACATACCCATTATAGCTGGTAATGGAGGGAAAGGCGGCGGCGGCgggggaggtggtggtggtggggataAAAAGGCCAagagtggtggtgatggtggtggaggtGGGGATAAAAAAGGGAAAGgaggtggtggaggtggtgataAGAAAGGGAAAGGAGGCGGTGATAAGAAAGTGAAAGGAGGTGGTGGTGGGATGGCTAGTATATTCAAGGGTAtgttaggtggtggtggtggtggtggtggtggtgaaagTAAGAAGGGCGGTGATGTTAAAAAGGATGGTAAAGATGGTGGTAAAAACAAGGGAGGAGGCGGTGGTGGTAAACAAGGAGGGGATGGTAAAGACAAAGGTGGTAATGGTGGTGGTAAAAATGGAGGGGAGGGTAAAAATGGAAagaatggtggtggtggtggtaatgCCAAGGGCCAAAATAATGGAGGTAAGAAAggaggtggtggtggcggtggtggaggattgcaCAACATAATGGACAGCCTTAACCATGGTAAGAATGGTGGGCACATCAACATTCCTCAAATGGGTCCGGCCGCTGGCCTTCCAGCACCTCACATGATGAACGGAGGTGGTGGTGGCCCAGGCGGGTATTACCCAGGGATGGGTCCAGGCCCCGGCATGGGGCCAGGACCAGCAGGCCCGTTTGTGAATCAGCAGCAACAGCAGCAGTACATGGCAATGATGATGAACCAGCAGAGAATGAACATGAATGGTGGAGACGGGTATGGAATGCATCAACAGCCGATGAACATGATGTATGGAAGGCCACCAATGGGCGTAGGATACGCACCTTCCATGGTTCCTCCTCCTGGGTATCATGACCCCTACACCTCCTACTTCAGTGACGAAAATACTAATAGTTGTAGTATTATGTAA